One Salmo salar chromosome ssa01, Ssal_v3.1, whole genome shotgun sequence DNA window includes the following coding sequences:
- the nrarpa gene encoding notch-regulated ankyrin repeat-containing protein A gives MSQGDVSTCSAPQRVFQEAVKQGNTKELHSLLQNMTNCEFNVNSFGPEGQTALHQSVIDGNLELVKLLVKFGADIRLANREGWSALHIAAFGGHQDIVLYLITKAKYSSGAR, from the coding sequence ATGAGTCAGGGGGATGTGTCAACTTGCTCAGCGCCTCAGAGAGTATTCCAAGAGGCGGTGAAGCAAGGCAACACAAAGGAACTTCACTCGTTGCTCCAGAACATGACAAACTGCGAATTCAATGTCAACTCCTTCGGGCCCGAAGGACAGACGGCGTTGCATCAGTCAGTCATCGACGGGAATCTCGAACTTGTAAAACTGCTGGTGAAATTCGGAGCCGATATTCGATTGGCGAACAGGGAAGGGTGGAGTGCCTTACACATTGCCGCTTTTGGAGGACACCAAGACATAGTCCTATACCTCATCACTAAGGCAAAGTACTCTTCTGGCGCACGGTGA